The Anabas testudineus chromosome 14, fAnaTes1.2, whole genome shotgun sequence genome includes a region encoding these proteins:
- the LOC113169178 gene encoding ankyrin repeat domain-containing protein SOWAHA-like isoform X2 — MSSSRKNTPPGGVEEGSERQGEGDCAAARTELNQETSFHLIQGSGLTMVLTQESIVSLLIAEGGKVKKSDLVEKFKGLIDCVDPAEKARNRELFRTLVNNVACVKEIDGVRYVVIKKVYEHLLENGPTAESPVEKSGNQEVPRTGEQQRPPVRSEQTVMSQGAGGERSAELDQELASESMENPSELLSPIELALQRARYADVKVKRKMSFEIFKSDADGGNCTRKAVNAPTTLQSKPYALPLRMPPSTTRIEVRKLKQDPHDPPETQKLDPCKSKRKPTIVETMTPLEISEHEWLVKCASGHWSQVYGLLLRDHQLAEKRDFISGFTALHWVAKCGNSEMLVKIIDISKQGGTDVDINARTHGGYTPLHIAALHNQEYVMAMLVGEYGANVSIRDNCGKKAYHYLSNSTSGTLREMLGGPKSQQAEDKALHEKEELDLIRDLSKGRHSISRIFQPHVTGHKKRDKQRPGLYSLSNEPGEEREDKSGGFRHRIMSDSFM, encoded by the exons ATGAGCTCATCCCGGAAAAACACTCCTCCAGGTGGGGTGGAGGAGGGAAGTGAGCGGCAAGGTGAAGGCGACTGTGCTGCTGCCAGGACCGAGCTGAACCAGGAGACATCTTTCCATTTAATACAGGGTTCGGGTTTAACTATGGTTCTGACGCAAGAATCCATCGTTTCTTTGCTGATTGCCGAGGGaggcaaagtaaaaaaatccGACTTAGTGGAAAAGTTCAAAGGTTTAATAGACTGCGTCGATCCCGCAGAGAAAGCACGGAACAGAGAGCTGTTCAGGACTCTGGTCAACAACGTCGCCTGTGTCAAAGAAATCGACGGTGTCCGGTATGTTGTCATCAAGAAGGTGTATGAACACTTGCTGGAGAATGGTCCTACTGCGGAGAGCCCCGTGGAAAAGAGTGGAAACCAAGAGGTCCCTCGGACAGGTGAGCAGCAGCGCCCACCTGTGCGCAGTGAGCAGACTGTCATGTCTCAGGGTGCAGGAGGGGAGAGGTCAGCTGAGCTGGATCAGGAACTGGCAAGTGAAAGCATGGAAAATCCCTCAGAGCTACTCTCTCCCATAGAGCTGGCATTGCAGAGGGCCAGATACGCAGACGttaaagtgaagagaaagatGAGTTTTGAGATCTTCAAGTCAGACGCAGATGGAGGTAACTGTACAAGAAAGGCTGTAAATGCACCCACCACCCTCCAGAGCAAGCCGTACGCCTTGCCTTTGAGGATGCCGCCCAGCACCACCAGGATAGAGGTCCGCAAACTCAAGCAAGACCCGCATGATCCTCCTGAAACTCAAAAACTGGATCCCTGCAAGAGCAAAAGGAAACCCACTATAGTGGAAACG ATGACTCCCCTGGAGATATCAGAGCATGAATGGCTGGTCAAGTGTGCCTCTGGGCACTGGAGCCAGGTTTACGGCCTGCTGCTTAGAGATCACCAGCTGGCCGAAAAGAGGGACTTCATTTCAGGGTTCACTGCTCTGCACTGGGTGGCCAAATGTGGGAACAGTGAAATGCTGGTGAAGATCATTGACATATCAAAGCAAGGAGGAACGGACGTTGACATAAACGCAAGAACGCATGGTGGGTACACTCCTTTGCACATTGCTGCCTTGCACAACCAGGAGTACGTCATGGCCATGCTGGTGGGGGAGTATGGAGCCAATGTGAGCATCAGGGACAACTGTGGGAAGAAGGCCTACCACTATCTGAGCAACAGCACTTCTGGGACTCTGAGAGAGATGTTGGGTGGACCCAAATCCCAGCAGGCTGAGGACAAAGCCCTGCATGAGAAAGAGGAACTGGACCTGATCCGGGATCTCTCCAAAGGCCGGCATTCAATAAGCCGTATTTTCCAGCCACACGTGACGGGCCACAAGAAGAGGGACAAGCAGAGGCCAGGATTATACTCCCTGAGCAATGAACCCGGTGAGGAAAGAGAGGACAAGAGCGGCGGCTTCAGGCACAGAATCATGTCAGACAGTTTTATGTAA
- the LOC113169178 gene encoding ankyrin repeat domain-containing protein SOWAHA-like isoform X1 yields MSSSRKNTPPGGVEEGSERQGEGDCAAARTELNQETSFHLIQGSGLTMVLTQESIVSLLIAEGGKVKKSDLVEKFKGLIDCVDPAEKARNRELFRTLVNNVACVKEIDGVRYVVIKKVYEHLLENGPTAESPVEKSGNQEVPRTGEQQRPPVRSEQTVMSQGAGGERSAELDQELASESMENPSELLSPIELALQRARYADVKVKRKMSFEIFKSDADGGNCTRKAVNAPTTLQSKPYALPLRMPPSTTRIEVRKLKQDPHDPPETQKLDPCKSKRKPTIVETSSGVGSPQLRRAVKSTKVPEELKDTRPPSMTPLEISEHEWLVKCASGHWSQVYGLLLRDHQLAEKRDFISGFTALHWVAKCGNSEMLVKIIDISKQGGTDVDINARTHGGYTPLHIAALHNQEYVMAMLVGEYGANVSIRDNCGKKAYHYLSNSTSGTLREMLGGPKSQQAEDKALHEKEELDLIRDLSKGRHSISRIFQPHVTGHKKRDKQRPGLYSLSNEPGEEREDKSGGFRHRIMSDSFM; encoded by the coding sequence ATGAGCTCATCCCGGAAAAACACTCCTCCAGGTGGGGTGGAGGAGGGAAGTGAGCGGCAAGGTGAAGGCGACTGTGCTGCTGCCAGGACCGAGCTGAACCAGGAGACATCTTTCCATTTAATACAGGGTTCGGGTTTAACTATGGTTCTGACGCAAGAATCCATCGTTTCTTTGCTGATTGCCGAGGGaggcaaagtaaaaaaatccGACTTAGTGGAAAAGTTCAAAGGTTTAATAGACTGCGTCGATCCCGCAGAGAAAGCACGGAACAGAGAGCTGTTCAGGACTCTGGTCAACAACGTCGCCTGTGTCAAAGAAATCGACGGTGTCCGGTATGTTGTCATCAAGAAGGTGTATGAACACTTGCTGGAGAATGGTCCTACTGCGGAGAGCCCCGTGGAAAAGAGTGGAAACCAAGAGGTCCCTCGGACAGGTGAGCAGCAGCGCCCACCTGTGCGCAGTGAGCAGACTGTCATGTCTCAGGGTGCAGGAGGGGAGAGGTCAGCTGAGCTGGATCAGGAACTGGCAAGTGAAAGCATGGAAAATCCCTCAGAGCTACTCTCTCCCATAGAGCTGGCATTGCAGAGGGCCAGATACGCAGACGttaaagtgaagagaaagatGAGTTTTGAGATCTTCAAGTCAGACGCAGATGGAGGTAACTGTACAAGAAAGGCTGTAAATGCACCCACCACCCTCCAGAGCAAGCCGTACGCCTTGCCTTTGAGGATGCCGCCCAGCACCACCAGGATAGAGGTCCGCAAACTCAAGCAAGACCCGCATGATCCTCCTGAAACTCAAAAACTGGATCCCTGCAAGAGCAAAAGGAAACCCACTATAGTGGAAACGAGCAGCGGCGTCGGATCACCTCAGCTGAGGAGGGCGGTGAAGAGCACCAAGGTGCCAGAGGAGCTCAAAGACACGAGGCCTCCCTCCATGACTCCCCTGGAGATATCAGAGCATGAATGGCTGGTCAAGTGTGCCTCTGGGCACTGGAGCCAGGTTTACGGCCTGCTGCTTAGAGATCACCAGCTGGCCGAAAAGAGGGACTTCATTTCAGGGTTCACTGCTCTGCACTGGGTGGCCAAATGTGGGAACAGTGAAATGCTGGTGAAGATCATTGACATATCAAAGCAAGGAGGAACGGACGTTGACATAAACGCAAGAACGCATGGTGGGTACACTCCTTTGCACATTGCTGCCTTGCACAACCAGGAGTACGTCATGGCCATGCTGGTGGGGGAGTATGGAGCCAATGTGAGCATCAGGGACAACTGTGGGAAGAAGGCCTACCACTATCTGAGCAACAGCACTTCTGGGACTCTGAGAGAGATGTTGGGTGGACCCAAATCCCAGCAGGCTGAGGACAAAGCCCTGCATGAGAAAGAGGAACTGGACCTGATCCGGGATCTCTCCAAAGGCCGGCATTCAATAAGCCGTATTTTCCAGCCACACGTGACGGGCCACAAGAAGAGGGACAAGCAGAGGCCAGGATTATACTCCCTGAGCAATGAACCCGGTGAGGAAAGAGAGGACAAGAGCGGCGGCTTCAGGCACAGAATCATGTCAGACAGTTTTATGTAA